One part of the Epinephelus fuscoguttatus linkage group LG12, E.fuscoguttatus.final_Chr_v1 genome encodes these proteins:
- the LOC125898086 gene encoding uncharacterized protein LOC125898086 has product MLLRVSFGGEQKYVRLSDLTLDAFMKEVCLKFNIPEGRQPDMKVFDQSDTEVDGEVFEEIVKESPGTFRVVLSNEELDASLSLSSCSAACEDTIILNFTMCDPPEEAAVAEGSQPKRPCHINCEAKELIEKILTTKPGGEHIMQETSPPKNVRVMYAQGIVALFPHLEDPYSQHGYEHYYDPESGSGYLAWRLKTIQRKTAEERGASASKSPKSGGPGQPRPFTADKVISDEDVEAAIAVLKHSADEDTVREKMKATFNYRHSMVNDEKRTADVFSVFPRFLDTQGLIEQDFRLLFGELTANKFLEKWPTSLKAKVITESQGLVPRTELLDLMRNAESTVVVENGWDSDMSAILLLLHLLPPSAQGRKRPGKMSAGTSVQQHLNNISQSSQPYLLAQGPTRSSIHTFFIVIDKYALPCKATGSVGALDELFKAHYIFGTSYSPALVNFFTFLQTTIYNIDVGETKETPRVAELRARIMR; this is encoded by the exons ATGCTGCTGCGTGTGTCATTCGGTGGGGAGCAGAAGTATGTTAGGCTGTCTGACCTAACATTGGATGCCTTCATGAAAGAAG TGTGTCTCAAATTTAACATACCAGAAGGTAGGCAGCCAGATATGAAGGTATTTGACCAATCTGACACAGAAGTTGACGGAGAGGTCTTTGAAGAAATAGTGAAGGAGTCACCTGGAACGTTCCGAGTCGTGTTGAGCAATGAAGAACTTG ATGCTTCTCTGTCATTATCATCATGCTCAGCAGCATGTGAAGATACTATCATTCTGAACTTCACAATGTGTGACCCTCCTGAAGAAGCAGCCGTTGCCGAAGGAAGTCAACCTAAAAGGCCATGCCACATAAACTGTGAGGCAAAAGAG TTGATTGAAAAAATCCTCACTACAAAGCCTGGCGGTGAACACATCATGCAAGA GACATCCCCCCCTAAAAATGTCAGGGTGATGTACGCACAGGGGATAGTTGCTTTGTTTCCACATCTGGAAGACCCATATTCACAACATGGATAT GAACATTACTATGATCCAGAGAGTGGTTCTGGATACCTTGCATGGCGGTTGAAGACCATTCAAAGAAAAACTGCAGAGGAAAGAGGTGCTTCTGCCAGTAAATCTCCCAAGA GTGGTGGGCCAGGTCAACCCAGACCTTTCACTGCCGACAAAGTAATATCTGATGAGGATGTGGAAGCAGCTATTGCTGTTTTGAAACACTCTGCTGATGAAGACACTGTCCGTGAGAAGATGAAAGCTACCTTCAATTATCGTCATTCAATGGTCAACGATGAAAAGAGAACAGCAGATGTCTTCTCAGTCTTCCCGCGGTTTCTCGATACACAAGGACTG ATAGAACAAGATTTCAGGCTGCTGTTTGGTGAGCTGACAGCAAACAAGTTTTTGGAAAAGTGGCCCACCAGTCTCAAAGCAAAAGTAATCACAGAAAGCCAAGGACTTGTACCGAGAACAGAGCTCCTAGATTTGATGAGGAATGCTGAGTCAACTGTTGTGGTTGAGAATG GCTGGGACAGTGACATGTCCGCCATCTTGCTGCTCCTTCATCTCTTGCCACCATCTGCCCAGGGTAGGAAGAGGCCAGGGAAGATGTCG GCTGGAACCAGCGTGCAGCAGCATCTCAATAACATCAGCCAAAGCAGCCAGCCTTACCTCCTCGCTCAGGGGCCCACGAGAAGCAGCATCCACACCTTCTTCATTGTCATCGACAAGTATGCACTACCATGTAAGGCAACAGGTTCAGTGGGAGCCCTTGACGAACTCTTTAAGGCCCATTACATCTTCGGTACCTCGTACAGTCCTGCCCTTGTCAACTTTTTCACTTTTCTGCAAACAACTATCTACAACATTGACGTTGGGGAAACAAAGGAAACTCCCAGAGTTGCCGAATTGCGAGCAAGAATAATGCGTTAA